The Pungitius pungitius chromosome 15, fPunPun2.1, whole genome shotgun sequence nucleotide sequence aaatcaacgttgaaaaaataataaaaaggtccAATTCCTTTACCGGAAGGTCCATGGAGTTATTTACAATAAGTGTGAAGCTTTAACAAGTTCTAAGTTTCCACCCAAAACAAAACCTGCTGAACAGAATTATTTACGAGTAAATACTGTAAATGCAAGCAGACGAATATGCAACgtgtatttttttatcattgtaAATATAACCGTATGAAGTATTATATGATGTATTCAAAATTATTTGCTTCCATATAGTTGGTCTTTATCATGCAAATTTAGATTTATTTACATCCAccacaaaacatttttacatgatCCTGTGTGATATAATGTGTATAAATCAAAGGATAAtcagcatttgttttaaaggtgAACTATGATGTTTACATTAATTTTTTTAGTCCACCACATGGCTTTCCTTCACCAGGAAATATCTGCAAAGCTGAATTGATAAATACTTTAAATCCTAATAGTTTGCGTCCATGTTTGCTGCTTTGCgtcgtcttcctcttttcttctcctggtgcgttgctgccacctgctgtgagTCAGTGGAACATCATCAAGGGTCTAAAAGGTGACCTTTAGGTGGGAGCTTTCCTCCAGGGCAGCGTGAGGGGTTTgacctccatttctttcttggTGCTTCTTGAAGTCCACGAGGTGAACAGTGATGACGGCAGACACCATGATGATCAGAGCCACAGAGAACACCACCATCTTCACCAGGAACACGGAGGGAAGCTCTGcaccacaaacacaccacaaacacaccacatctgtatttgtatttaaaccCTGCGTCCCTGAAGAGGAGCTTCAGAGATGCTCAGaactcagaaaacacacaataatttatttaaaacacagaaagaatgaAACTACAAACTGTCATCAGGAAGTCGTCTCCTCTTTCAGTCTTACCAGCATTTAAGTAGCAAAGGTGTTCAGCAATAATGAAGTCCTGGGTCCAGTGAGcctggttgctatggttacagatgatggtgctgttcagcaggtagacctggagagaagccccagaggtcgtgacctctgatctctctcctccctcctgactgcagaCCTGGTCGACACATCTGAAAGTGCTGTTGATGTGAGAGTTGTGagtcctgcaggtcacatggaggtcacatgactctgagcACCTGGAGTCCACTCGGTCCACGGTCAGTTTAACTGGAGACActggtcctgagggggggggggaggtttctgtgaagagtttatgaaacatggcggcagaaactaccagtgaaatgtttacagactCACCTTGAACTGTGACCTTGTATTCAGATACTGGTTTGTCTCCTGTAGATGTTACTGCTACAGCAGAATAAACTCCACTGTCGACCTCTTGGAGATTCTTCAATATCACAGAGAATTTATTCTCAGGAAACTCAAACCTTCCAGGGACACTATGAAGGATATCTGCTTTTCCACTACGATCAAATCTTACTAAAAtgactgttttattgattttccagTCAACATATAAAAGCCCCTCAGGAGGATCAGCATGAAGCTCCAGGAGCAGATCACGTcccttcagcacaaacacaggagtctcaatggttcctgtaaaaacagtagacacatgatacaataaacatcacacacaacatatgatgaatcattcattgctgAATGTTACTCCAtccctttactttatttctcacacattgAACCACTGGaacgtttgtttttgtttacataaaaatgtattttaaatgaaaacctgAGGACTTTCTTTAACATTGTCCTaaaccccccccaacaccacaaGCTTTAGTTATTTTTCTAAACATTAATATGTAGAAAGATTTAGAAAATCagacaataaaatgtaaaatgtttcaaaccaaactgttttaaattgtattgtGTACGTATTGTAAAACCTTATGttataataacatttttttaagcaCTAGTAAGATTTTGgtacatcttttcttttttagaattAAATTGCTCTACTGAGGCTTTGTCTTTAATTCTTAACATAGAAACGAAAAATTGTTTGCAAAAAGAATTCTTgaggtttttttcatttaaatcaggaAGCAGAAGTTTTTACTTCTAGACTTTAAAAAGTCTAAAACTTCATCAGTCGTTTTAacgagaaataaaacaaagcagaacCAAACTAAATTTTGTAAGATTTGTTGTTTCAGACCAGACtgttttaaattgtattgtGTACGTAATTATAAAACTTTATATTATAATACCATTTATTTAAACACTAGTAAGATTTTGGtacattttgttctttgttaGAATTAAATTGTTGTAATGaagctttgtcttttttatattgaaaagaaaaataaattctttgcAGAAAGaaatcttgattttttttcttcatttaaatcagGAAGCAGAAGTTTTTACTTCTAGACTTTAAAAAGTCTAAAACTTGTCCGTCGttttaaaagagaaataaaacaaagcagaacCAAACTAAACTTTGTAAGATTCATATTAAATTCCCCTCACTGTTTTCAGGAAGAACAATTTCTTCTTGGATATGTGACATgtttacatacatgtatacatctatacatacatacataaatataatatatgtattaatTCCTACTACTCTGTAAGATGGAGAGCAAAGGCCTCAGTGGTTTCTCACCTTGAGCCTGGATGCAGACGAGCAGCCCGAGTATCACAAACAGAGACATGACGGAGTCTCCGACCCCACGCTGCAACAACCTGTGTTCTGCTTCACAAGAAACTAA carries:
- the LOC119207246 gene encoding uncharacterized protein LOC119207246 — its product is MSLFVILGLLVCIQAQGTIETPVFVLKGRDLLLELHADPPEGLLYVDWKINKTVILVRFDRSGKADILHSVPGRFEFPENKFSVILKNLQEVDSGVYSAVAVTSTGDKPVSEYKVTVQGPVSPVKLTVDRVDSRCSESCDLHVTCRTHNSHINSTFRCVDQVCSQEGGERSEVTTSGASLQVYLLNSTIICNHSNQAHWTQDFIIAEHLCYLNAELPSVFLVKMVVFSVALIIMVSAVITVHLVDFKKHQERNGGQTPHAALEESSHLKVTF